The DNA segment GCCGACCACCAAGGCAACGGTTGCAGCCCAGCGCCCGTCGCCACGGCGCGTCCGTACGGGGGTGAAGGCGGGCTCCCTCCGCCGACCCTCGCCGCTGCCAATTTGCGATTCCCAGACCGGAGACTGCAGCGGCTAGCGGCTCGGGAGGTGGCGCTTCGATGGCGGAGCGTCTGCTCGAATCCGGCGAAGTCGGGCTCCCGTGTCCGCGCGCGCCTCACGTCGTGGTGACATCGGACATGTCGCGCGCTCCCGCGTGCGCCATGGCACGGGCTTCGCCGTGGTCTCCCGACTATGCTTTCAGGGCGGCCCCCGTGAAGTGAGAGCGAGGGGCGTGCCGTGCGGGAGCGCCGCGCGCCGTTTGACCGGGGGTTCTGCATGTGGCCACGTTCACGTGAAAGAGGGCTGAAGCTAGCCATGTCCCGCGCGGTCTTCGCGTCAGTCTTTGCTTCCCTGCTCATCGCTTGCGGCAGCGCCGCCGAAGACCCCGAGCCCTTCGGGCCGGGCGACGTCGAAGGGGGCGACGGCGGGCCGGCCACCCTAGGCGCAGACGCGGGAGCTGACGCGCGCGCGGACGCCAGGGACGTCTGCGAGGGGCGCGCCGACGGGACCTACTGCGGCGAGCGCCTCGGCGGCGAGGTCGGCGCGCGCATCACCTGCCAAGGCGCCAAGACGCAGAAGCGTGAGGTCTGCGCGACGGGCTGTTTCGTCCGAGAGCCCGGCAAGCCCGAGGCGCGCGACGACGTCTGCGCGAACGACGCGGTCGACCCCTGCTTCAACGATCCCGACGGCGTCCGCTGCGGCGTCGAGATTGGCGGCGACGCAAAGACGCTCTTCACGTGCGTGGGCAAGCGCACCGCGAAGCGGGAGGCCTGCAAGGACGGCTGCTATTCGGCGAGCGATCCGAAGGCGCCCGACGCGTGCGCGAGCGACGCCGTGGACCCGTGCTTCAACGACGCGGACGGCACGTACTGCGGGAACGCCATCGGGGGGCCCGCCGGGCAGCTCTATCGCTGCGCGGGAAAGCGGACCGCGTCGGTCGAGGCGTGCGGCGCTCCGGGCTGCATCGAGGAGCCTGGGGCACGCGCCGACATCTGCAACGGCGTCCTCTCGTGCGCGAACGTGCAGTGGTGGAATGTGCCGCTGACCTATGGCCCCTACATGTCGTCCGGCGGGTGGTGGGACACCGATCTGTTGGTGCGCGCCAATACGCCCGTCGTGCTTCGGCACGCGTCGAAGCTCGACAAGACCGGCGTCTACGGTTGGGGCTACATGCCCGAGTTCACCGATCAGGCGACCGGCAAGCGGTTTCGCATGTTGCATCTCCGCCCGAGCGCCCAGAACGCGACCGATGTAGGCCGGATCTATCCCGCGGGCTTTGTGGTCGGGATCTCGGGCGGCGACACGGCGGACACCGGACTGCCCAGGTACTCTACGGGGGCCCACCTGTGCATCCAGACACTCGAACTCTGGCGCACCGTCTTCCCAGACGTCAAGGACTCCTGCAAGCCCTGAGCTTCCTCCCGGCGAGCGGACAGGTTGGCTATGCCACCATGCTCCTCCGGGACGACCAAAATCACCCACAAAGGCTGTCGTTTCTCGAAAAGGTGATCGGGAGGGAGTACCCCGGGGGGATGTCGTCGCCGATCACGCGATCGGGAGAGAGTACCCCGGGGGATGTCGTCGCCGATCACGCGATCGGGAGAGAGTACCCCGGGGGATGTCGTCGCCGATCACGAGTAACCGGCGAGCCCGCCGTGAGCGCCGAGACTAGGTCGGGGAGCCCCGCGTCGTCGAGGGTCACAGAGCTCCCAGCGAGCTCGATGGCGCCGGCGGAGGCGATGAGCGCGAGCACCTCGCGCGCCGCGCGAAGCCCAGATGGATCATGTCGAATACGCGCTCGTCGCGCTCATGTCTCGTGGAAACCCCGCAGTGGTGGCGAACTACGGCAACGACACGGTGAGCGTGTTGGTGAATAGCGGTGCGGGGACGTTCGCCCCGAAGGTCGACTATCCCACAGGGAGCACCCCGTCTTCGGTGGCTTTGGGAGACGTGGACGGGGACGGCAAGCTCGACCTCGTGGTGGCGAACAACGGCAGCTCCACGGCGAGCGTGCTGGTGAACAGCGGGACGGGGACGTTCGCCCCGAAGGTCGACTACCCCACGGGAGCACCCCGTATTCGGTGGCGTTGGGAGACGTGGACGGGGACGGCAAGCTCGACCTCGTGGTGGCCACGGAGCGTGCTGGTGAACAGCGGTACGGGGACGTTCGCTGCGCGGGTCGACTACCTGACGGGAGGGTCGCCGTCTTCGGTGGCGTTGGGAGACGTGGATGGGGACGGCAACCTCGACCTCGTGGTGGCCAACGAATACAGCGATGCGGTCAGCGTGCTTGTGAACGGCGGGACGGGGACGTTCGCCACGCCGGTCGACTACCCCACAGGAACGTTGCCGTCTTCGGTGGCGTTGGGAGACGTGGACGGGGACGGCAAGCTCGACCTCGTGGTGGCGAACTCCGGCGGCAACACGGTAAG comes from the Myxococcales bacterium genome and includes:
- a CDS encoding VCBS repeat-containing protein, which produces MDHVEYALVALMSRGNPAVVANYGNDTVSVLVNSGAGTFAPKVDYPTGSTPSSVALGDVDGDGKLDLVVANNGSSTASVLVNSGTGTFAPKVDYPTGAPRIRWRWETWTGTASSTSWWPRSVLVNSGTGTFAARVDYLTGGSPSSVALGDVDGDGNLDLVVANEYSDAVSVLVNGGTGTFATPVDYPTGTLPSSVALGDVDGDGKLDLVVANSGGNTVSVLVNSGTGTFAPKVDYPRDPCHALWRWET